Proteins encoded within one genomic window of Manis pentadactyla isolate mManPen7 chromosome 4, mManPen7.hap1, whole genome shotgun sequence:
- the HENMT1 gene encoding small RNA 2'-O-methyltransferase isoform X1 → MKRGKNMEENGIECNSVLDGNFEEVPRKKVIEFKPPLYRQRYHFVKNLVNKHQPKKVADLGCGDTSLIWMLKFHSCIELLVGVDIDQATLQWRRKTLSPVMGEYLSPRDLDLTITLYHGSAVERDSRLLGFDLITCIELIEHLDSEDLARFPKVVFGYLSPAMVVISTPNSEFNPLFPTVTLRNADHKFEWTRMQFQTWALDVANLYNYSVEFTGVGEPPAGAEDVGYCTQIGIFQKNVAKATETCFSEQHGEHIYKAVFTVSYPSLQQQKFRKLVLANEVLREVESMRQRFVQSLKLQEDMETGNQSEDIGRSVTHSTLLGQGYTEAEKANIDKSPKPFRVGDRFYVPLERLLAYPKVNRLCSNVETLRVLIADSVALNRDGSAVRADLCDELDD, encoded by the exons ATGAAACGTGggaaaaacatggaagaaaacGGCATAGAG TGTAATAGTGTGCTTGATGGTAACTTTGAAGAAGTTCCCAGAAAGAAGGTAATTGAATTTAAACCTCCATTATACAGACAGCGCTACCACTTCGTTAAAAATTTAGTGAATAAACATCAACCCAAGAAG GTTGCAGACTTGGGTTGTGGTGATACTTCACTCATATGGATGTTAAAATTCCACAGTTGCATTGAACTGCTTGTCGGAGTAGATATTGATCAAGCTACACTGCAATGGAGAAG GAAGACGTTATCTCCAGTCATGGGGGAATATCTAAGTCCCCGGGATCTGGATTTGACTATAACCTTGTACCATGGCTCTGCTGTGGAGAGAGACTCTCGTTTGCTTGGATTTGACTTGATAACATGTATTGAATT AATAGAGCACTTGGATTCAGAAGACCTGGCCAGGTTCCCCAAAGTTGTctttgggtacttgtccccagcAATGGTTGTCATCAGCACCCCAAACTCCGAATTCAATCCCCTGTTCCCAACAGTGACCTTAAGAAATGCAGACCACAAATTTGAGTGGACCAGAATGCAGTTTCAGACCTG GGCTTTAGACGTGGCCAATCTCTACAATTATTCTGTGGAATTTACTGGCGTGGGGGAACCACCAGCAGGTGCTGAGGATGTTGGCTATTGTACCCAGATAGGGATCTTTCAGAAAAATGTAGCAAAGGCCACTGAAACCTGCTTTTCAGAGCAGCATGGTGAACACATTTATAAAGCT gtttTTACAGTTTCATACCCAAGtttgcaacaacaaaaattcCGCAAACTTGTATTGGCTAATGAGGTGCTCCGAGAAGTCGAAAGCATGAGACAGAGATTTGTCCAAAGTTTGAAACTACAGGAAGATATGGAAACTGGTAATCAGTCAGAAGACATTGGCCGCTCAGTGACCCACAGCACACTGCTTGGACAAGGTTacacagaagctgaaaaagcCAACATAGATAAGTCTCCCAAACCTTTCCGTGTCGGAGATAGGTTCTATGTACCCTTGGAAAGACTCCTTGCTTATCCTAAGGTGAACCGACTGTGCAGTAATGTAGAGACTCTGCGAGTGCTCATTGCTGACTCAGTAGCACTGAACAGGGATGGGTCTGCAGTGAGAGCTGACCTGTGTGATGAGCTGGATGACTGA
- the HENMT1 gene encoding small RNA 2'-O-methyltransferase isoform X2, protein MLKFHSCIELLVGVDIDQATLQWRRKTLSPVMGEYLSPRDLDLTITLYHGSAVERDSRLLGFDLITCIELIEHLDSEDLARFPKVVFGYLSPAMVVISTPNSEFNPLFPTVTLRNADHKFEWTRMQFQTWALDVANLYNYSVEFTGVGEPPAGAEDVGYCTQIGIFQKNVAKATETCFSEQHGEHIYKAVFTVSYPSLQQQKFRKLVLANEVLREVESMRQRFVQSLKLQEDMETGNQSEDIGRSVTHSTLLGQGYTEAEKANIDKSPKPFRVGDRFYVPLERLLAYPKVNRLCSNVETLRVLIADSVALNRDGSAVRADLCDELDD, encoded by the exons ATGTTAAAATTCCACAGTTGCATTGAACTGCTTGTCGGAGTAGATATTGATCAAGCTACACTGCAATGGAGAAG GAAGACGTTATCTCCAGTCATGGGGGAATATCTAAGTCCCCGGGATCTGGATTTGACTATAACCTTGTACCATGGCTCTGCTGTGGAGAGAGACTCTCGTTTGCTTGGATTTGACTTGATAACATGTATTGAATT AATAGAGCACTTGGATTCAGAAGACCTGGCCAGGTTCCCCAAAGTTGTctttgggtacttgtccccagcAATGGTTGTCATCAGCACCCCAAACTCCGAATTCAATCCCCTGTTCCCAACAGTGACCTTAAGAAATGCAGACCACAAATTTGAGTGGACCAGAATGCAGTTTCAGACCTG GGCTTTAGACGTGGCCAATCTCTACAATTATTCTGTGGAATTTACTGGCGTGGGGGAACCACCAGCAGGTGCTGAGGATGTTGGCTATTGTACCCAGATAGGGATCTTTCAGAAAAATGTAGCAAAGGCCACTGAAACCTGCTTTTCAGAGCAGCATGGTGAACACATTTATAAAGCT gtttTTACAGTTTCATACCCAAGtttgcaacaacaaaaattcCGCAAACTTGTATTGGCTAATGAGGTGCTCCGAGAAGTCGAAAGCATGAGACAGAGATTTGTCCAAAGTTTGAAACTACAGGAAGATATGGAAACTGGTAATCAGTCAGAAGACATTGGCCGCTCAGTGACCCACAGCACACTGCTTGGACAAGGTTacacagaagctgaaaaagcCAACATAGATAAGTCTCCCAAACCTTTCCGTGTCGGAGATAGGTTCTATGTACCCTTGGAAAGACTCCTTGCTTATCCTAAGGTGAACCGACTGTGCAGTAATGTAGAGACTCTGCGAGTGCTCATTGCTGACTCAGTAGCACTGAACAGGGATGGGTCTGCAGTGAGAGCTGACCTGTGTGATGAGCTGGATGACTGA